In Halapricum desulfuricans, a single window of DNA contains:
- the hpt gene encoding hypoxanthine/guanine phosphoribosyltransferase encodes MDRLRQSMLDAPIIEKDGYQYFVHPISDGVPMLEPELLREIVIKIIRKAELEDVDKIVTPAAMGIHISTAVSLMTDIPLVVIRKRQYGLEGEVSLQQATGYSENEMYVNDVYEGDKVLVLDDVLSTGGTLVGITGALEEIGAEIVDIVAVIKKVGGENKVEDTDYDVKTLINVDVVGGEVVIEDPQGDG; translated from the coding sequence ATGGACCGCCTCAGGCAGTCGATGCTCGACGCCCCGATCATCGAAAAGGACGGCTACCAGTACTTCGTCCACCCGATCAGCGACGGCGTCCCGATGCTCGAACCGGAACTGCTTCGCGAGATCGTCATCAAGATCATCCGTAAGGCGGAACTGGAAGACGTCGACAAGATCGTCACGCCTGCAGCGATGGGGATCCACATCTCGACTGCGGTCTCGCTGATGACCGACATCCCCCTGGTCGTGATCCGCAAGCGCCAGTACGGGCTGGAGGGCGAGGTCTCGCTTCAGCAGGCCACCGGCTACTCCGAGAACGAGATGTACGTCAACGACGTCTACGAGGGCGACAAGGTGCTCGTGCTGGACGACGTGCTCTCGACCGGCGGGACGCTCGTCGGCATCACCGGTGCCCTCGAGGAGATCGGGGCCGAGATCGTCGACATCGTCGCCGTCATCAAGAAGGTCGGCGGCGAGAACAAGGTCGAGGACACCGACTACGACGTCAAGACGCTGATCAACGTCGACGTCGTCGGCGGCGAAGTCGTCATCGAGGACCCGCAGGGCGACGGCTAG
- a CDS encoding toxin-antitoxin system TumE family protein — protein MSPLPEDELDGISRTMKYEDGTLVRVFVMRTDRDVYSSGWAYNLHYGATEPNPPATLEDGTIRRYDNAHEDTKGHELHAAPDPEPVQIEFPGMVDLWDRFWREIPKSAFEIAADPQRGDPHD, from the coding sequence ATGAGTCCCCTGCCGGAGGACGAGCTGGACGGGATCAGTCGGACCATGAAGTACGAGGACGGGACGCTCGTCCGCGTCTTCGTGATGCGGACGGACCGCGATGTATACTCCTCCGGGTGGGCGTACAACCTCCACTACGGGGCGACCGAACCGAACCCGCCGGCGACGCTCGAAGACGGGACGATCCGGCGGTACGACAACGCACACGAGGACACGAAAGGCCACGAACTCCATGCAGCCCCAGATCCCGAACCGGTCCAGATCGAGTTTCCCGGAATGGTCGATCTCTGGGATCGGTTCTGGCGCGAGATCCCCAAATCAGCGTTCGAGATCGCCGCCGACCCCCAGCGAGGTGACCCCCATGACTGA
- a CDS encoding ArnT family glycosyltransferase, which yields MLGLRSAAGRAKRRLVADLRSDPYLVAILAVTIFLAGLYVWHEIPNFATWDERDRVLDPLVAYGRIIDEPSLGALREGVIWGREPFGATFYLYGLALLPVVIAAALLGDLDALASLGLPGKGSELFGFWEVWHTTPEWIWTASLLTVRLLNVAFAAGVVYLTYRIGTYLRDRTTGRLAGAFLAVTWGLITLAHEGGEDIPSVFALLLALYLLIRYVETGERRRFFEASAVGAAAMTLKLTVAPIVFTIAIAHLLRIYREGDSWRRLFADRDLLIDGAAVGAVVILLGFPTLLVGGFVEFFSRIIGHPAYRVAVEKGPSAPIWWWFLRGYVNAFGLPLFLASVFGLGAALVRLRNRWTDGSTILLAYLGLHVFLLAGFHDFRPHHLLATLPLLVVFLAAELSRLDASRPGVARSVVAVLLITSGAYAAVGSAGYGSMARAEAVEWMDDNVERDATMEFYTRGFEESATPHWIDAQYPYAGDDRASLEPCPEYVQLSYRDLLYLRSVPDDHRSSYVRHNTAARAAHVRALLNGSYGYEIVAEFGDRPPAFVPKRPTPGSITEILPLGIYPQSDQYADEQELRANQYVAILAYNGSCEEPLPRPE from the coding sequence ATGCTGGGGTTGCGCTCGGCCGCCGGCCGCGCGAAGCGACGGCTCGTCGCCGACCTGCGTTCCGATCCGTATCTCGTGGCGATACTGGCCGTCACGATCTTTCTGGCGGGGCTGTACGTCTGGCACGAGATCCCGAACTTCGCCACCTGGGACGAGCGCGACCGGGTCCTCGACCCGCTGGTCGCCTACGGCCGGATCATCGACGAGCCGAGCCTCGGCGCGCTCCGGGAGGGAGTCATCTGGGGGCGCGAACCGTTCGGGGCGACGTTCTACCTCTACGGGCTGGCGCTGTTGCCGGTCGTGATCGCGGCCGCCCTCCTCGGCGATCTCGACGCGCTCGCGTCGCTCGGCTTGCCCGGGAAGGGGTCGGAGCTGTTCGGCTTCTGGGAGGTCTGGCACACCACCCCCGAGTGGATCTGGACGGCGAGCCTGCTTACCGTTCGCCTGCTGAACGTCGCTTTCGCCGCCGGTGTCGTGTATCTCACCTACCGGATCGGGACGTACCTGCGCGATCGGACGACCGGCCGACTCGCCGGGGCCTTCCTCGCGGTCACCTGGGGGCTGATCACCCTCGCCCACGAGGGCGGGGAGGACATCCCGTCGGTGTTCGCCCTGCTGCTGGCGCTGTACCTGCTGATCCGGTACGTCGAGACGGGCGAGCGCCGGCGGTTTTTCGAGGCCAGCGCCGTCGGCGCGGCCGCGATGACGCTGAAGCTGACCGTCGCGCCGATCGTGTTCACCATCGCCATCGCGCATCTCCTGCGGATCTACCGCGAGGGCGACTCCTGGCGGCGGCTGTTCGCGGACCGGGACCTGCTGATCGACGGGGCCGCCGTCGGGGCGGTCGTCATCCTGCTGGGGTTCCCGACGCTGCTGGTCGGCGGGTTCGTCGAGTTCTTTTCGCGTATCATCGGCCACCCGGCGTATCGAGTCGCCGTCGAGAAGGGGCCGAGCGCGCCGATCTGGTGGTGGTTCCTCCGCGGGTATGTCAACGCCTTCGGGCTCCCGCTGTTCCTCGCGAGCGTGTTCGGGCTCGGCGCGGCGCTCGTCCGCCTCCGGAATCGCTGGACCGACGGCTCGACGATCCTGCTCGCGTATCTCGGGTTGCACGTGTTCCTGCTGGCCGGCTTTCACGACTTCCGCCCGCATCACCTCCTGGCGACGCTGCCGCTGCTGGTCGTCTTCCTCGCCGCGGAACTCTCGCGGCTGGACGCGTCCCGGCCCGGGGTCGCCCGGTCGGTCGTCGCCGTCCTCCTGATCACGTCCGGCGCGTACGCCGCCGTCGGTTCGGCGGGATACGGCTCGATGGCGCGGGCAGAGGCGGTCGAGTGGATGGACGACAACGTCGAGCGTGACGCGACAATGGAGTTCTACACGCGCGGGTTCGAGGAGTCCGCGACGCCCCACTGGATCGACGCCCAGTACCCCTACGCCGGAGACGACCGCGCGTCACTCGAGCCCTGCCCGGAGTACGTGCAACTGTCCTACCGGGATCTGTTGTATCTCCGATCGGTTCCCGACGACCACCGGAGTTCCTACGTCCGGCACAACACAGCGGCGCGGGCCGCGCACGTCCGGGCGCTGCTCAACGGCAGTTACGGCTACGAGATCGTCGCCGAGTTCGGGGACCGACCGCCGGCGTTCGTGCCCAAGCGACCGACGCCCGGGTCGATCACCGAGATCCTCCCGCTGGGGATCTACCCCCAGTCCGATCAGTACGCCGACGAGCAGGAACTGCGGGCAAACCAGTACGTCGCGATTCTCGCGTACAACGGCAGCTGTGAGGAGCCGCTCCCGCGACCGGAATGA
- a CDS encoding amidohydrolase family protein: MEIEGTMLTGRAFEPIEGRVVIEDGEITTVEEAATDSDAIVLPAFVNAHTHIGDSIAKEAGAGLSLDELVAPPDGLKHRLLRQASRDEKVDAMARSLQFMEQSGTGAFIEFREGGVEGVETLEDALEGLAIESVVLGRETVDAMHASDGFGASGARDGDFDAERNAARRADKLFGIHAGERDSADINPAMDLDPDFLVHMVHPEPLHYQRLDDEATPVVVCPRSNLVTGVGVPPIRELLDRTTVALGTDNVFLNSPSMFREMEFASKLADVSAREVLGMATWAGADIAGLNTGEIAEGKDARLLVLDGDSDNLAGAQDVVRAVVRRAGVDDVREVVLASE; this comes from the coding sequence ATGGAAATCGAAGGGACGATGCTCACGGGCCGGGCGTTCGAGCCGATCGAGGGCCGGGTGGTGATCGAGGACGGGGAGATCACGACGGTCGAGGAGGCCGCCACCGACAGCGACGCGATCGTGCTGCCGGCCTTTGTCAACGCCCACACGCACATCGGCGATTCGATCGCCAAGGAGGCCGGTGCGGGGCTGTCGCTGGACGAACTCGTCGCGCCGCCGGACGGGCTGAAACACCGGCTGCTGCGACAGGCCTCCCGGGATGAGAAAGTCGACGCGATGGCCCGCTCGCTGCAGTTCATGGAACAGTCGGGAACGGGCGCGTTCATCGAGTTCCGCGAGGGCGGCGTCGAGGGCGTCGAGACGCTCGAGGACGCGCTCGAGGGGCTGGCCATCGAGAGTGTCGTCCTCGGCCGGGAGACGGTCGACGCGATGCACGCGAGCGACGGGTTCGGCGCGAGCGGGGCCCGGGACGGCGACTTCGACGCCGAACGGAACGCCGCCCGTCGAGCGGACAAACTCTTCGGGATCCACGCCGGCGAACGCGACAGCGCAGACATCAACCCCGCGATGGACCTCGATCCGGACTTCCTCGTGCACATGGTCCACCCCGAGCCGCTGCACTACCAGCGCCTGGACGACGAGGCGACCCCGGTTGTCGTCTGTCCGCGCTCGAATCTCGTGACCGGCGTCGGCGTCCCGCCGATCCGCGAGTTGCTCGATCGGACGACCGTCGCGCTGGGGACCGACAACGTCTTTCTCAACAGCCCCTCGATGTTCCGCGAGATGGAGTTCGCAAGCAAGCTCGCGGACGTCTCCGCCCGCGAGGTGCTCGGGATGGCGACCTGGGCCGGTGCCGACATCGCCGGGCTGAACACCGGCGAAATCGCCGAGGGCAAGGACGCCCGTCTGCTCGTGCTCGACGGCGACTCGGACAACCTCGCCGGCGCACAGGACGTCGTTCGGGCCGTCGTCCGGCGAGCGGGTGTCGACGACGTGCGCGAGGTCGTCCTCGCTTCGGAATGA
- the rqcH gene encoding ribosome rescue protein RqcH, whose protein sequence is MDEKRELTSVDIAALAGELGQYRGAHVDKVYLYPDEDLLRFRMSDYDRGRTELLIEVGENKRAHVADPEHVPDAPERPPNFAMMLRNRLSGATLEAVEQFEFDRILTLRFEREADSTTVVAELFGDGNVAVLDENDDVVDCLETVRLKSRTVVPGSHYEFPSARFNPLTVDYERFRERMAQSDSDVVRTLATQLNFGGLYGEELCSRAGVPYNQDIEATGDEEFEALYREIESLSRRLGEGDLDARVYYESDGDDRVRVDVTPFPLAEYADRESEPFESFNEALDDYFTNVDADHSDRDGGEERGRPDFEAEIEKQKRIIDQQQQAIEDFERQAEAERERAELLYANYDLVDEVLSTVRAAREEGRSWEAIEETLADGAERGIEAATAVVGVDASEGTVTVDVDDTRIELEVADGVEKNADRLYTEAKRIEGKKEGAKAAIEDTRERLEEIEAERDAWEATDEEEETDAEEAEDVDWLARSSIPIRQTEQWYERFRWFHTSDDFLVIGGRSADQNEELVKKYLDRGDLFFHTQAHGAPATILKATGPSESPDDDIEIPETSREEAAQFAVSYSTVWKEGKYAADVYEVDHDQVTKTPESGEYLEKGSFAIRGDRTYYEDTPVGVAVGIACEPETRVIGGPPSAITDRAETTIEVEPGQYAQNDIAKRLYRDFKQRFVDETFVRKVASPDLIQEFLPPGGSRMVE, encoded by the coding sequence ATGGACGAAAAGCGGGAACTGACGAGCGTCGACATCGCGGCGCTGGCCGGCGAGCTCGGCCAGTATCGCGGCGCGCACGTCGACAAGGTCTATCTCTATCCCGACGAGGACCTGCTGCGGTTTCGCATGAGCGACTACGACCGCGGACGGACCGAGCTGCTGATCGAGGTCGGCGAGAACAAGCGCGCGCACGTCGCCGACCCCGAGCACGTGCCGGACGCGCCCGAGCGACCGCCGAACTTCGCGATGATGCTTCGCAATCGCCTCTCGGGGGCGACGCTGGAGGCCGTCGAGCAGTTCGAGTTCGACCGCATCCTCACGCTGCGATTCGAGCGCGAGGCCGACTCAACGACGGTCGTCGCCGAGCTGTTCGGTGACGGCAACGTGGCCGTTCTCGACGAGAACGACGACGTCGTCGACTGTCTGGAGACGGTCCGACTGAAGTCCAGAACGGTCGTGCCCGGCTCGCACTACGAGTTTCCCTCGGCGCGGTTCAACCCGCTCACCGTCGACTACGAGCGGTTCCGCGAGCGGATGGCACAGTCCGACAGCGACGTCGTCCGGACGCTGGCGACCCAGCTCAACTTCGGTGGGCTGTACGGCGAAGAGCTGTGCTCGCGAGCCGGGGTCCCATACAATCAGGACATCGAAGCGACCGGCGACGAGGAATTCGAGGCGCTCTACCGAGAGATCGAGTCGCTGTCGCGGCGACTCGGCGAGGGGGATCTGGACGCCCGCGTCTACTACGAGAGCGACGGCGACGACCGGGTCCGCGTGGACGTGACGCCGTTCCCTCTCGCGGAGTACGCCGACCGCGAGAGCGAGCCCTTCGAGTCGTTCAACGAGGCGCTTGACGACTACTTCACGAACGTCGACGCCGACCACAGCGACCGCGACGGCGGCGAAGAGCGCGGCCGCCCGGACTTCGAGGCCGAGATCGAGAAACAGAAACGCATCATCGACCAGCAACAGCAGGCCATCGAGGACTTCGAGCGACAGGCCGAGGCCGAACGCGAGAGGGCCGAACTCCTGTACGCCAACTACGACCTGGTCGACGAGGTGCTCTCGACGGTCCGGGCCGCCCGCGAGGAGGGGCGATCGTGGGAGGCCATCGAGGAGACGCTCGCTGACGGTGCCGAGCGGGGCATCGAGGCCGCGACGGCCGTGGTCGGCGTCGACGCCAGCGAGGGGACGGTGACCGTCGACGTGGACGACACCCGGATCGAACTCGAGGTCGCGGACGGCGTCGAGAAGAACGCCGACCGGCTCTACACCGAGGCAAAGCGCATCGAGGGGAAGAAAGAGGGGGCCAAGGCGGCGATCGAGGACACCCGGGAACGCCTCGAAGAGATCGAGGCCGAACGCGACGCCTGGGAGGCGACGGATGAGGAGGAAGAAACCGACGCCGAGGAGGCCGAGGACGTCGACTGGCTCGCGCGCTCGTCGATCCCGATCCGCCAGACCGAACAGTGGTACGAGCGGTTCCGGTGGTTCCACACGAGCGACGACTTCCTGGTGATCGGAGGCCGAAGCGCCGACCAGAACGAGGAACTCGTCAAGAAGTACCTTGATCGCGGGGACCTGTTCTTCCACACGCAGGCCCACGGCGCGCCGGCGACGATCCTGAAGGCGACCGGGCCCAGCGAGAGCCCGGACGACGACATCGAGATCCCCGAGACCAGCCGCGAGGAGGCCGCCCAGTTCGCGGTCTCGTACTCGACGGTCTGGAAGGAGGGCAAGTACGCCGCCGACGTCTACGAGGTCGATCACGATCAGGTGACCAAGACCCCCGAGAGCGGCGAGTACCTCGAGAAGGGGAGTTTCGCGATCCGGGGCGACCGAACCTACTACGAGGACACGCCGGTCGGCGTCGCGGTCGGGATCGCCTGCGAACCGGAGACGCGCGTGATCGGGGGGCCGCCCAGCGCCATCACCGACCGCGCCGAGACGACCATCGAGGTCGAACCGGGTCAGTACGCTCAAAATGACATCGCCAAGCGACTCTACCGCGATTTCAAGCAGCGGTTCGTCGACGAGACCTTCGTCCGGAAGGTCGCCAGCCCGGACCTGATCCAGGAGTTCCTGCCGCCGGGCGGCAGTCGGATGGTCGAGTGA
- a CDS encoding PaaI family thioesterase encodes MDPVELFNEMPFARLLGIELTAAADGHAEGRLHVTDDHTTNPETGVVHGGATFALADSVADAAVVSLAGELVPTVDMRIDYLAPVTTDVYAVADVLRDGGSLAVAEVELFDESETHVATAHGAYKTGGSEADNVWRGSQQ; translated from the coding sequence ATGGATCCGGTCGAGCTGTTCAACGAGATGCCGTTCGCGCGACTGCTGGGGATCGAGCTGACGGCGGCCGCGGACGGGCACGCCGAGGGGCGACTGCACGTCACGGACGACCACACCACGAACCCGGAGACGGGGGTCGTCCACGGCGGGGCGACGTTCGCGCTGGCAGACAGCGTCGCCGACGCCGCGGTCGTCTCGCTGGCCGGCGAGCTCGTGCCGACGGTCGACATGCGGATCGATTACCTCGCGCCGGTGACGACCGACGTGTACGCGGTGGCGGACGTCCTCCGGGACGGCGGATCGCTTGCAGTCGCGGAGGTCGAACTGTTCGACGAATCGGAGACGCACGTCGCGACTGCACACGGGGCCTACAAGACCGGCGGATCGGAGGCGGACAACGTCTGGCGCGGCTCACAACAGTAG
- a CDS encoding HVO_A0114 family putative DNA-binding protein: MEREQLQHESTLVVTVGPSSAFHDGVQAAIRGLQADEDVDSPPTISFESYDDLLSTFTPRTLDLIEAVRRDRPASINEAARVVDRDVKNVHEELTRLARLGIVYFVDEAQRKRPVVWFDELRIDLPFERDGSDAAAAPS; encoded by the coding sequence ATGGAACGCGAACAGCTCCAGCACGAATCGACGCTCGTCGTTACCGTCGGCCCCTCGTCGGCGTTTCATGACGGCGTCCAGGCGGCGATTCGAGGACTGCAGGCGGACGAAGACGTCGACTCCCCGCCGACGATCTCCTTCGAGAGTTACGACGACTTGCTGTCGACGTTCACGCCGCGGACGCTCGATCTGATCGAGGCGGTTCGGCGCGACCGACCGGCGAGCATCAACGAGGCGGCCCGCGTCGTCGATCGAGACGTCAAGAACGTCCACGAGGAACTCACGCGACTCGCGCGACTCGGTATCGTCTACTTCGTCGATGAGGCACAACGAAAGCGACCAGTCGTGTGGTTCGACGAACTCCGGATCGATCTGCCCTTCGAACGTGACGGTAGTGACGCCGCTGCGGCTCCGTCGTGA
- a CDS encoding HD domain-containing protein codes for MKTIKDSVHDYIEVEGVARDLLDSAAVQRLRHVKQLGTVTLVYPSANHTRFEHSLGVYHLANRALDHLGIEGQQAERVRAAALLHDVGHGPYSHNIEELIHRHTGKYHDEVHDLLGSGRVARILTEHGLNPDRVADMVAGDGELGQLVSGELDVDRMDYLARDAHHTGVPYGTIDHGRLVRELRFVDGDLVLAEGNVQTAESLLLARALMNPVVYAHHVARIAKGMLRRGTERLLAATDVTPDRLRRMDDKDLLVALRSNDATATYGERLSYRDLYKRAVWAEMDAVPDELLDAPHGTVRDLEDEIAADAAVDPEHVILDVPDRPEMTETSSRVIVGGQVRRLEDQSTLVQALQAAQRDQWRLGVYAPADVRERVGDAAVRVLGLDLEEPLVSDVRPGIHATLDEFQ; via the coding sequence ATGAAGACGATCAAGGACAGCGTCCACGACTACATCGAGGTCGAGGGCGTCGCCCGCGATCTGCTTGACAGCGCGGCCGTCCAGCGACTCCGCCACGTCAAGCAACTCGGGACCGTGACGCTGGTCTATCCCTCCGCGAACCACACCCGATTCGAGCACTCGCTGGGGGTCTACCACCTCGCAAATCGCGCGCTCGATCACCTCGGTATCGAGGGCCAGCAGGCCGAACGCGTCCGGGCGGCCGCGCTGTTGCACGACGTCGGCCACGGCCCCTACAGCCACAACATCGAGGAGTTGATCCACCGTCACACCGGCAAGTACCACGACGAGGTCCACGACCTGCTCGGGTCGGGCCGAGTCGCCCGGATTCTCACCGAGCACGGTCTCAATCCCGACCGGGTCGCGGACATGGTCGCCGGCGATGGGGAACTCGGGCAACTGGTCTCGGGGGAACTCGACGTCGACCGGATGGACTACCTCGCGCGGGACGCCCACCACACCGGCGTCCCCTACGGGACGATCGACCACGGGCGGCTCGTCCGGGAACTGCGGTTCGTCGACGGCGACCTCGTGCTCGCGGAAGGCAACGTCCAGACCGCCGAGAGCCTGCTGCTCGCCCGGGCGCTGATGAACCCCGTCGTCTACGCTCATCACGTCGCCCGGATCGCCAAAGGGATGCTCCGGCGCGGGACCGAGCGCCTGCTCGCGGCGACGGACGTCACGCCCGATCGGCTCCGACGGATGGACGACAAGGACCTGCTGGTCGCGCTGCGCTCGAACGACGCGACCGCGACCTACGGCGAGCGGCTGAGCTACCGCGACCTCTACAAGCGCGCAGTCTGGGCCGAGATGGACGCCGTCCCCGACGAACTGCTGGACGCGCCCCACGGGACGGTCCGGGACCTGGAAGACGAGATCGCCGCGGACGCGGCCGTCGATCCCGAACACGTCATTCTGGACGTACCTGATCGACCCGAGATGACCGAAACCTCGAGTCGAGTGATCGTCGGCGGGCAGGTGCGACGGCTCGAAGACCAGTCGACGCTGGTGCAGGCGTTGCAGGCCGCCCAGCGCGACCAGTGGCGGCTCGGCGTGTACGCACCGGCCGACGTTCGGGAACGCGTCGGCGACGCCGCCGTGCGGGTGCTCGGACTCGATCTCGAAGAGCCGCTGGTCAGCGACGTTCGGCCGGGGATCCACGCGACCCTCGACGAATTTCAGTAG
- a CDS encoding aldo/keto reductase, which yields MDFPQVGLGTMSIDDPAVIETALEVGYRHLDTAQIYENERVVGEGLADSPVPREDVTLATKLWVDSLAPDAVEAGTRASLDRLGVDRVELLYVHRPRGGYDPEGTMAALEAVHDAGLADRLAVSNFTPEQYDRAAEACSVPLVANQVEFHPLFQEPGVLEQARDRGYTVVAYSPLAGGEVFDVPEIRAVAEKHGTSPAAVSIAWVLAHDDVVTIPKASGREHLEANRAARDLSLDPADVERIDGIEREVELFPE from the coding sequence ATGGACTTCCCGCAGGTCGGACTCGGGACGATGAGCATCGACGACCCGGCCGTGATCGAGACGGCCCTCGAGGTCGGCTATCGACACCTCGACACCGCACAGATCTACGAGAACGAGCGCGTCGTCGGCGAGGGGCTGGCCGACAGTCCCGTCCCCCGCGAGGACGTCACGCTGGCGACGAAGCTGTGGGTCGACTCGCTCGCGCCAGACGCAGTCGAGGCGGGGACCCGCGCCAGCCTCGACCGGCTCGGCGTCGACCGGGTCGAGTTGCTGTACGTCCACCGTCCGCGCGGCGGCTACGACCCGGAGGGGACGATGGCGGCACTCGAAGCCGTCCACGATGCGGGACTGGCCGACCGTCTCGCGGTGAGCAACTTCACGCCCGAGCAGTACGACCGCGCCGCCGAGGCCTGTTCGGTCCCGCTGGTCGCCAATCAGGTGGAGTTTCACCCGCTCTTTCAGGAGCCCGGCGTGCTCGAACAGGCTCGCGATCGGGGGTACACCGTCGTCGCGTACTCGCCGCTGGCCGGCGGGGAAGTGTTCGACGTGCCCGAGATTCGGGCCGTCGCGGAGAAACACGGCACCTCGCCCGCGGCCGTCTCGATCGCCTGGGTGCTGGCGCACGACGACGTCGTCACGATCCCCAAGGCGTCCGGCCGCGAGCACCTCGAGGCGAACCGCGCCGCGCGCGACCTGTCGCTCGATCCCGCGGATGTCGAACGGATCGACGGGATCGAACGCGAGGTCGAGCTGTTCCCGGAGTGA